A region of Toxorhynchites rutilus septentrionalis strain SRP chromosome 1, ASM2978413v1, whole genome shotgun sequence DNA encodes the following proteins:
- the LOC129761228 gene encoding uncharacterized protein LOC129761228: MVLLTRNQQSPAAQQIQLEKSSELYKLTPMLDEFGILRMDGRITAAPNVNESVKFPIILPRKYRLTYLLLDDYHRRFRHCNMETVVNEVGQHFHIPQLRVAVKQVAKSCQWCRTYKTEPCIPRMAPLPAARVTSFQRPFTNTGLDLFGPLLVKIGRSNTKRWIAVFTCLTIRAIHVEVVHSLSTRSCVEAIRRFVVRRGSPATIYSDNGTNFRGASRLLQEQIEQLATTFTSSSTKWIFIPPGTPHMGGAWERTSEALTPNHFLLGSSSGVRQQAEADDSAAVVQVSVHQIQQHLDTFWRRWLREYLPTLNKHTEWFGDVKPVAAGDLVVIVDESTRNRSERGRILEVTRGSDGRIRQAIVQTARGLIRRSVGKLAVLEVDGEGKTGSDDQCYAGEDVGTGNTASDATVGAHRFDITRQSYKVEREKENRNEMED; encoded by the exons ATGGTGCTGTTGACACGTAACCAACAGAGCCCAGCAGCACAACAAATACAACTTGAAAAATCGAGCGAATTGTACAAGTTAACTCCCATGCTGGATGAATTCGGGATCCTGAGAATGGACGGGCGTATCACAGCAGCTCCGAACGTGAATGAAAGTGTAAAGTTTCCTATTATTCTCCCTAGGAAATACAGACTTACTTACCTGCTGTTGGACGATTACCATCGAAGATTTCGCCATTGTAATATGGAAACAGTGGTAAATGAGGTGGGCCAGCATTTCCACATTCCACAGTTAAGAGTGGCCGTGAAGCAGGTAGCGAAATCTTGTCAGTGGTGCAGAACATATAAGACGGAGCCGTGTATTCCTCGGATGGCTCCATTACCTGCGGCGCGAGTGACATCGTTTCAGAGACCGTTTACGAACACGGGCCTGGATCTCTTTGGACCACTACTGGTTAAGATTGGCAGGAGCAATACGAAGCGGTGGATTGCAGTTTTCACCTGCCTCACAATCCGTGCTATCCACGTCGAGGTGGTGCATAGCCTAAGCACCAGATCATGCGTCGAGGCTATTCGTAGGTTCGTTGTCCGCCGTGGATCACCAGCAACGATATACTCGGATAACGGGACCAATTTTCGAGGAGCGAGCCGACTGCTGCAGGAACAGATCGAACAGCTAGCAACCACCTTCACTAGCAGTTCAACGAAATGGATTTTCATTCCCCCAGGCACTCCTCACATGGGGGGTGCATGGGAACGCACG AGCGAAGCATTGACTCCGAATCATTTTTTACTGGGAAGTTCAAGTGGAGTTCGCCAGCAAGCAGAAGCGGATGACTCTGCAGCAGTCGTGCAAGTGTCCGTTCATCAAATTCAACAACACCTGGATACGTTCTGGAGAAGATGGCTGCGAGAATATCTGCCGACCCTGAACAAACATACGGAATGGTTTGGGGACGTAAAACCGGTAGCCGCAGGTGACTTGGTAGTGATCGTCGATGAGTCGACCAGAAACAGATCGGAGCGAGGTCGGATTCTTGAGGTCACTAGAGGAAGCGATGGGAGGATTCGTCAGGCTATAGTTCAAACTGCGAGGGGGTTGATTCGTAGATCTGTGGGTAAATTGGCAGTCTTGGAGGTAGATGGTGAAGGTAAAACTGGATCAGATGACCAGTGTTACGCGGGGGAGGATGTTGGTACTGGCAACACGGCTTCAGACGCTACAGTCGGGGCACATCGATTCGATATAACACGTCAGAGTTACAAAGTCGAGAGGGAGAAGGAAAATCGCAACGAGATGGAAGATTGA